In one window of Chryseobacterium phocaeense DNA:
- the ligA gene encoding NAD-dependent DNA ligase LigA, whose product MSENIQQKIEQLRKELHQHNENYYLLDAATISDYEFDMLLEQLQDLEAKHPEFYDENSPTVRVGGGITKVFPTIQHKFRMYSLDNSYDFDDLEDWEKRIIKTINDPVEFVAELKYDGASISILYENGKLAQAVTRGDGFQGDEITSNVRTISDIPLTLKGDFPPHFFMRGEIYLTRKNFDKINKLREEEGLDPFMNPRNTASGSLKMQDSGEVRKRGLSSVLYQFISEDVPAKSHWELLQNAQSWGFKTSQQAKLCKTMDEVKEFINFWDTERHNLPFEIDGIVLKVNSLQQQRQLGYTAKSPRWAMAYKFKAEKVETELQSVSYQVGRTGAITPVANLKPVLLAGTIVKRASLHNEDIIKKLDLHEHDFVYVEKGGEIIPKIVAVNTEKRTEESKEIQYIKNCPECGTELVKVEDQAIHFCPNELHCPPQVVGRMIHYVSRKALNIDNLGSETIEQLYRERLIENPADFYALTKEQILPLERMAEKSAQNIISGIEKSKEIPFEKVLYGIGIKHVGETVAKKLVKNFGTIDELKAATVEELCQVEDIGAKIAVSIVEFFQNSENILMIERLKSYGVQLEKGESTNEVLSNVLDGKAFLFTGKLSLFTREQAEEMVEKHGGKNISAVSKNLNFLVVGEKAGSKLKKAQDIGTITILDEQEFLDLIEKQ is encoded by the coding sequence ATGTCTGAAAATATACAGCAAAAAATAGAACAGCTCCGGAAAGAGCTTCACCAGCACAACGAGAATTACTACCTTCTGGACGCAGCTACCATCTCTGATTATGAGTTTGATATGCTTCTGGAGCAGCTTCAGGACCTGGAAGCGAAACATCCGGAATTTTATGATGAAAACTCTCCTACGGTTCGTGTAGGCGGAGGAATTACAAAGGTTTTCCCTACCATCCAGCATAAATTCAGAATGTATTCCCTGGATAATTCTTATGATTTTGATGATCTTGAGGATTGGGAAAAGAGAATCATTAAAACGATCAATGATCCGGTGGAATTTGTTGCCGAGCTGAAATACGACGGGGCATCCATTTCTATCCTGTACGAAAACGGAAAGCTGGCCCAGGCCGTCACCCGCGGTGATGGCTTCCAGGGAGATGAAATCACCTCAAATGTCCGCACAATCTCAGATATTCCTCTTACGCTGAAAGGTGATTTTCCGCCTCATTTTTTTATGAGAGGTGAAATTTATCTGACCCGCAAAAACTTTGACAAGATCAATAAACTGCGTGAAGAAGAAGGCCTGGATCCTTTTATGAATCCAAGAAACACAGCCAGTGGCAGCCTGAAAATGCAGGACAGCGGTGAAGTAAGAAAACGCGGCCTTTCTTCCGTACTTTATCAGTTCATTTCCGAAGATGTTCCTGCAAAAAGTCACTGGGAACTGCTTCAGAATGCGCAAAGCTGGGGCTTCAAGACTTCTCAGCAGGCGAAACTCTGCAAAACCATGGATGAAGTGAAGGAATTTATTAATTTCTGGGATACGGAACGTCATAATCTTCCTTTTGAAATTGACGGAATTGTTCTAAAGGTAAATTCCCTGCAACAGCAGAGACAGCTGGGCTATACGGCAAAATCACCAAGATGGGCCATGGCTTATAAATTTAAGGCTGAGAAGGTGGAAACCGAGCTTCAAAGCGTATCTTACCAGGTGGGAAGAACGGGAGCCATTACTCCGGTTGCGAATCTGAAACCGGTTCTTCTTGCTGGGACTATCGTAAAAAGAGCTTCTCTTCACAATGAGGATATTATTAAAAAGCTTGACCTTCATGAACATGATTTTGTGTATGTAGAAAAAGGCGGTGAGATTATCCCGAAAATTGTGGCCGTCAATACGGAAAAAAGAACGGAAGAAAGCAAAGAAATACAATATATTAAAAACTGCCCGGAATGTGGAACAGAGCTGGTAAAAGTGGAAGACCAGGCCATTCACTTCTGCCCGAATGAACTTCACTGCCCGCCGCAGGTTGTAGGAAGAATGATTCATTATGTTTCGAGAAAAGCACTGAATATTGACAATCTCGGAAGTGAAACGATAGAACAGCTGTACAGGGAAAGACTGATTGAAAATCCGGCGGATTTTTATGCTTTAACGAAGGAGCAGATCCTTCCATTGGAAAGAATGGCTGAAAAATCTGCACAGAATATTATTTCAGGAATTGAAAAATCCAAAGAAATTCCATTTGAAAAGGTGCTGTATGGGATCGGGATCAAGCATGTGGGGGAAACGGTAGCCAAAAAGCTGGTGAAAAATTTCGGTACGATAGATGAACTGAAAGCAGCTACGGTGGAAGAGCTCTGTCAGGTAGAGGATATCGGAGCTAAAATCGCTGTAAGCATTGTAGAATTCTTCCAGAACTCTGAAAACATTCTGATGATTGAGCGTTTGAAATCTTACGGAGTACAGCTTGAAAAAGGAGAAAGCACCAATGAAGTCCTGTCTAACGTTCTGGACGGAAAAGCATTTCTTTTTACCGGAAAATTATCTTTATTCACCAGAGAACAGGCAGAGGAAATGGTGGAAAAGCACGGCGGAAAAAATATTTCTGCCGTGTCCAAAAACCTCAACTTCCTTGTGGTAGGAGAAAAAGCCGGAAGCAAGCTTAAAAAGGCTCAGGACATAGGTACGATCACCATTCTGGATGAACAGGAATTTTTGGATCTGATAGAGAAACAATAA
- a CDS encoding TonB-dependent receptor — translation MRRVKIVLGLLFLGFGTLAYAQTTQASIVGKVTGLGSTAQEKVKVTIVNESTGFRTETETNSKGEYIFKEIPLGGPYTVIVNEEKKEGYNVNFGDQVTVNMSLGGEQNQIEEVVVTGNLKNKIGNLGAATAISAKNISMLPVNGRNFTNLTELSPLSGKGGNLSGQLGSSTNFTIDGMTAKNPTSAGSTTSRSGAPFSISIEAVREFKITTNQYDVTLGRSGGGTVSAVTKSGTNKFSGSAWEYLRTNWLSSPYDIRGNKRENDFSTSQFGFSLGGPIIKNKLHFFVAWDHQLDSRPLIIADIKSPEDEKRFNTTTQTLNQFLDIARSKYGVGNTPQFGSFDKVRNSDAGFLRLDWQINEKNLLTLRNNFTYDLNKNGLGDNTAINFFESYGNDKNLDNSLLLTLRTNIRPNITNELKAQYLYTFQDSYQNDELGKTVPRAVVEGVVSSVGATNIQIGGHRFAQEGFRNNVFQVVDNLYYNTDKIKYTFGVDLMYTRSKSIYGSEVNGRFQFQGMTNFNNLTPYRFYREVPLIDDPSVKSSIWNAGLYGQIQTKIATGLDFMAGLRFDYGGYPKAEFNQKLFDEMGIRTDNQIKSFVVQPRFQFDWNINEENKDFVKFGAGIFSSDINNYMVINNLVFDGNHLATVDVNPTTIGLTPDFPAYRNDYGTVPSLSQYQIPTINYTGKDAKIPIVYKANISYTHFFNERFRAGIAGYMALGRNNYFYYDRNMKANPAFTLANEGGRGVYVPESTIINNANNSVSIDWKEGRINKKFGRVLELVSDGKVNQYSFVVDASYRYWKDGEITASYTWSDIKDNTSYNGNVANSATLSTPVQSDPRDLRMSYSDNQFRNKIVVYGNSPTIAGFTLGLRYSGIGGTRFSVTAGGNINGDFVDSNDLAYIFPEIITQPLLNDPEVGQALKDYVEKYNNAIAERNGGKNGFYGVWDVRVAKKIKFEKIGAFELSVDIFNVANLLNKEWGVNKSYGNMSLYRVTKFNQATKQFEYVKNTSGLAPLSGNPYQIQIGAKYSF, via the coding sequence ATGAGAAGAGTAAAGATTGTACTAGGATTATTGTTTTTGGGATTTGGAACACTGGCTTATGCGCAGACTACGCAGGCTTCTATTGTGGGAAAAGTAACCGGGCTGGGCAGTACTGCTCAGGAAAAAGTGAAAGTAACGATCGTGAACGAGTCTACAGGGTTCAGGACGGAGACAGAGACCAACTCAAAAGGGGAGTATATTTTTAAAGAAATTCCTCTGGGTGGGCCTTATACGGTGATCGTGAATGAGGAGAAAAAAGAAGGCTATAACGTGAACTTCGGTGATCAGGTTACGGTGAATATGAGCTTAGGCGGCGAGCAGAACCAGATAGAAGAAGTGGTGGTAACCGGAAATCTGAAAAACAAGATCGGAAACCTTGGAGCTGCTACTGCTATTTCTGCGAAGAACATCAGCATGCTTCCGGTGAACGGAAGAAATTTCACCAATCTTACCGAATTATCCCCGTTAAGCGGAAAAGGAGGAAACCTTTCCGGACAGCTGGGATCTTCCACGAACTTCACCATCGACGGGATGACGGCCAAAAACCCAACGTCTGCAGGATCTACGACCAGCCGAAGCGGTGCACCATTCTCCATTTCCATCGAAGCGGTACGTGAATTTAAAATCACGACTAACCAGTACGATGTAACGTTGGGAAGAAGCGGCGGTGGAACGGTAAGTGCCGTTACAAAATCCGGTACGAATAAGTTCTCCGGAAGTGCATGGGAATATTTAAGAACCAACTGGCTTTCCAGCCCGTATGACATCCGCGGAAATAAAAGAGAGAACGATTTCTCTACTTCCCAGTTCGGGTTTTCATTGGGCGGACCAATTATCAAGAATAAACTTCACTTCTTTGTTGCCTGGGACCACCAGCTGGATTCAAGACCGCTGATCATTGCAGACATCAAGTCTCCGGAAGATGAGAAAAGATTCAATACAACCACCCAGACGCTTAATCAGTTTCTGGATATTGCAAGATCAAAATATGGTGTAGGAAATACGCCGCAATTCGGAAGTTTTGATAAAGTGAGAAATTCTGATGCAGGATTCCTTCGTCTGGACTGGCAGATCAATGAGAAAAACCTCTTGACCTTACGAAATAATTTCACGTATGACCTGAACAAAAACGGATTGGGAGACAATACCGCGATCAATTTCTTTGAATCATACGGGAATGATAAAAACCTGGATAACAGCTTACTTTTAACATTAAGGACGAATATCAGGCCGAATATCACAAATGAATTAAAAGCGCAGTATTTATATACATTCCAGGACAGTTATCAGAACGACGAGTTAGGAAAAACAGTTCCAAGAGCTGTGGTAGAAGGGGTGGTTTCCAGTGTGGGAGCAACCAATATCCAGATCGGGGGACATCGTTTCGCTCAGGAAGGTTTCAGAAATAATGTATTCCAGGTAGTGGATAACCTATACTACAACACGGATAAAATTAAATACACTTTTGGGGTTGACTTAATGTACACCAGATCAAAATCCATCTATGGAAGTGAGGTGAACGGAAGATTCCAGTTTCAGGGAATGACGAATTTCAACAACCTTACGCCTTACAGATTCTACAGGGAGGTGCCTTTGATAGATGACCCGTCTGTGAAATCCAGTATCTGGAATGCAGGTCTGTATGGGCAGATCCAGACTAAAATAGCCACAGGCCTTGATTTCATGGCCGGATTAAGATTTGATTACGGAGGATATCCGAAAGCTGAATTCAACCAGAAGCTTTTTGATGAGATGGGAATCAGAACGGATAACCAGATCAAATCTTTTGTTGTTCAGCCGAGATTCCAGTTTGACTGGAATATCAACGAAGAGAATAAAGATTTTGTGAAATTTGGTGCCGGAATTTTCTCTTCCGATATCAACAATTATATGGTGATCAATAATCTTGTTTTTGACGGAAATCATCTCGCGACAGTAGATGTAAATCCTACCACGATTGGTCTGACTCCTGATTTCCCGGCGTACAGAAATGACTATGGAACGGTTCCTTCATTGTCACAATATCAGATCCCAACCATCAATTACACAGGAAAGGACGCAAAAATTCCAATCGTTTATAAAGCGAATATCTCCTACACTCACTTCTTTAACGAAAGATTCAGAGCGGGAATTGCAGGATATATGGCACTGGGAAGAAATAATTACTTCTACTACGACAGAAATATGAAGGCTAACCCGGCTTTCACTTTAGCCAACGAAGGCGGAAGAGGAGTGTATGTGCCTGAATCCACGATCATCAATAATGCAAATAACAGTGTGAGCATCGACTGGAAAGAAGGAAGAATCAATAAAAAATTCGGAAGAGTGCTTGAGCTTGTGAGTGACGGTAAAGTGAACCAGTATTCATTCGTGGTGGATGCCAGCTACCGTTACTGGAAAGATGGGGAGATCACGGCAAGTTATACCTGGTCTGATATCAAGGACAATACTTCCTACAACGGAAACGTAGCGAATTCTGCAACCCTTTCCACTCCGGTTCAGAGTGATCCGAGAGATTTGAGGATGAGCTATTCAGACAACCAGTTCAGAAATAAAATTGTAGTGTATGGTAACTCACCTACTATCGCAGGATTTACACTTGGATTACGATATTCAGGGATCGGAGGAACGCGTTTCTCGGTAACTGCAGGAGGAAATATCAACGGGGATTTCGTGGATTCCAATGACCTGGCTTACATTTTCCCGGAAATCATCACCCAGCCGCTTCTTAACGACCCTGAAGTAGGACAGGCACTGAAAGATTATGTTGAAAAATATAACAATGCCATTGCAGAGCGTAACGGAGGTAAAAATGGCTTCTACGGAGTATGGGATGTACGTGTTGCGAAAAAGATCAAGTTTGAAAAAATAGGAGCTTTTGAGCTGTCCGTAGATATTTTCAACGTAGCCAACCTTCTGAACAAAGAGTGGGGCGTGAACAAGTCTTATGGTAATATGTCTTTGTACAGGGTAACCAAGTTCAATCAGGCTACAAAACAGTTTGAATATGTTAAGAATACCAGCGGTCTGGCACCGCTTTCAGGAAACCCTTATCAGATTCAGATCGGAGCGAAATACAGTTTCTAA
- a CDS encoding glycerophosphodiester phosphodiesterase family protein: MKKIILGLAVLSTVIMKAQTQIIAHRGYFQAQPPTTENSIASLENAQKLKIYGSEFDVRMTKDGVLVVNHDEHHGEMEISETSFKDLEKLKLSNGEKFPTLKDYLKQGKKDSSLKLIVEIKPAKTPEIENEITQKTLKMIKDMKLEGQSEYISFSLNICKQIKKLEPKFKVQYLNGELSPEQIKKEGLDGMDYHYSVFKKNPTWISEAKALGLITNSWTVNDVAVYQELKDQGIGFITTNIPDQLKNK, translated from the coding sequence ATGAAAAAAATTATCTTAGGGTTAGCAGTTTTAAGCACAGTTATCATGAAGGCCCAAACCCAGATTATCGCACACAGAGGTTATTTCCAGGCTCAGCCGCCTACAACGGAAAATTCTATTGCCTCTTTGGAAAATGCCCAGAAATTAAAGATATACGGATCTGAATTTGATGTAAGAATGACCAAAGACGGCGTTCTTGTAGTGAACCATGACGAGCACCACGGTGAAATGGAGATCTCTGAAACTTCTTTTAAAGATCTGGAGAAACTGAAGCTGTCTAACGGTGAAAAATTTCCTACCCTGAAGGACTATCTGAAGCAAGGTAAAAAAGATTCTTCTTTGAAGCTGATCGTTGAAATCAAACCGGCTAAAACCCCGGAAATTGAAAATGAGATCACGCAAAAGACCCTTAAAATGATCAAAGATATGAAGCTGGAAGGGCAGAGCGAATATATTTCTTTCAGCTTAAACATCTGCAAGCAGATCAAAAAACTGGAACCGAAATTCAAAGTGCAGTACCTGAACGGAGAGCTGTCTCCTGAGCAGATCAAAAAAGAAGGCCTGGACGGAATGGATTATCACTACAGTGTGTTTAAGAAAAACCCGACATGGATTTCTGAAGCCAAAGCACTTGGGCTGATCACCAATTCCTGGACAGTGAATGATGTTGCGGTATATCAGGAGCTGAAAGATCAGGGGATAGGTTTTATTACCACCAATATTCCTGATCAGTTAAAAAATAAATAA